A genomic stretch from Solanum stenotomum isolate F172 chromosome 8, ASM1918654v1, whole genome shotgun sequence includes:
- the LOC125872735 gene encoding 14 kDa proline-rich protein DC2.15-like, whose translation MATLSSTIFIFSLLIFATFTSGCGPCEPKPHPTPKAPPVNPYCPRDTLKLGVCGDLLGLVNVAIGSQVTTPCCSLLEGLADLEVAACLCTAIKANVLGIIKLDIPVALSALVSACAKKVPTGFKCG comes from the coding sequence ATGGCTACCCTCTCCTCcaccattttcattttttcccttCTCATTTTTGCCACATTCACTAGTGGTTGTGGTCCATGTGAGCCAAAGCCTCACCCAACACCAAAGGCACCCCCAGTGAACCCTTATTGTCCAAGGGACACATTAAAGCTTGGTGTTTGTGGTGACCTACTTGGCCTTGTAAATGTTGCAATTGGTAGCCAAGTGACAACCCCTTGTTGCTCATTGCTTGAAGGTTTGGCTGATTTGGAAGTTGCAGCTTGTCTTTGCACTGCCATTAAGGCTAATGTACTTGGGATTATCAAATTAGATATTCCTGTTGCACTTAGTGCTTTGGTTAGTGCTTGTGCTAAGAAAGTTCCCACAGGTTTCAAGTGtggttaa
- the LOC125872734 gene encoding uncharacterized protein At2g34160-like, producing the protein MEGITEGVNKMSVSETQKKNRIQVSNTKKSLFFYVNLSKRYMQQYNEVELSALGMAISTVVTIAEILKNNGFAVEKKIRTLTVDMRDDPGARPIPKAKIEIVLGKTEKFDELMAAEAEQNGDNEEQQN; encoded by the exons ATGGAAGGAATCACAGAGGGAGTGAACAAGATGAGTGTCTCAGAGACGCAAAAGAAGAACAGAATCCAAGTTTCTAACACTAAGAAATCGCTCTTCTTTTATGTTAATCTCTCAAAG AGGTACATGCAACAGTACAATGAAGTGGAACTCTCTGCTCTGGGGATGG CTATTTCGACAGTGGTTACTATTGCCGAAATTCTCAAGAACAATGGATTTGCTGTTGAGAAGA AGATCAGGACACTCACTGTGGACATGAGGGATGACCCAGGAGCCCGACCGATACCAAAAGCAAAG ATTGAAATAGTGCTGGGCAAGACTGAGAAGTTTGATGAGTTAATGGCTGCAGAAGCAGAGCAAAACGGGGACAACGAGGAGCAGCAGAACTGA
- the LOC125872726 gene encoding ATP synthase subunit b', chloroplastic-like: MANMMMSSSKALITSSSSTIPPSPRFKLSLTQIPFPKLPLPKSPKSLETLSIPSTLKSISVILASSLAMAPPSLAEEIEKASLFDFNLTLPIMMAEFLFLMFALDKIYFSPLGKFMDERDSAIKEKLSSVKDTSAEVKQLEDQAAAIMKAARAEISAALNKMKKETQQEVEQKIAEGRKRVEAELQEALASLESQKEETIKSLDSQIAALSDEIVKKVLPATN, from the coding sequence ATGGCCAACATGATGATGAGCTCCTCCAAAGCCTTAATCACTTCTTCATCCTCCACCATTCCTCCATCTCCAAGATTCAAACTTTCCCTCACCCAAATCCCTTTTCCAAAACTACCCCTCCCAAAATCACCCAAATCCCTTGAAACCCTCTCAATCCCATCAACTCTCAAGTCCATTTCAGTCATTCTTGCAAGCTCATTGGCCATGGCACCACCTTCACTAGcagaagaaattgaaaaagcTTCCCTTTTTGACTTCAACCTGACACTCCCCATCATGATGGCTGAATTCCTCTTTCTCATGTTTGCTTTAGACAAGATTTACTTCAGCCCATTAGGGAAATTCATGGATGAAAGAGATTCTGCTATTAAGGAGAAACTTAGCAGTGTAAAGGACACATCTGCTGAAGTGAAGCAACTGGAAGACCAAGCTGCTGCAATTATGAAGGCTGCAAGGGCTGAGATATCAGCAGCATTGAACAAGATGAAGAAAGAGACTCAGCAAGAAGTAGAACAGAAGATTGCAGAAGGAAGGAAGAGAGTTGAGGCTGAATTGCAAGAAGCTTTGGCTAGCTTAGAGAGTCAAAAGGAGGAGACAATCAAGAGTCTTGATTCTCAGATTGCTGCTCTTAGTGATGAGATTGTCAAGAAAGTTCTTCCTGCCACTAATTAA
- the LOC125872725 gene encoding ATP synthase subunit b', chloroplastic-like, with protein MANMMMSSSKVLITSSSSTIPPSPRFKLSLTQIPFPKLPLPKSPKSLETLSIPSTLKSISVILASSLAMAPPSLAEEIEKASLFDFNLTLPIMMAEFLFLMFALDKIYFSPLGKFMDERDSAIKEKLSSVKDTSAEVKQLEDQAAAIMKAARAEISAALNKMKKETQQEVEQKIAEGRKRVEAELQEALASLESQKEETIKSLDSQIAALSDEIVKKVLPVSN; from the coding sequence atGGCCAACATGATGATGAGCTCCTCCAAAGTTTTAATCACTTCTTCATCCTCTACCATCCCTCCATCTCCAAGATTCAAACTTTCCCTCACCCAAATCCCTTTTCCAAAACTACCCCTCCCCAAATCACCCAAATCCCTTGAAACCCTCTCAATCCCATCAACTCTCAAGTCCATTTCAGTCATTCTTGCAAGCTCATTGGCCATGGCACCACCTTCACTAGCAGAGGAAATTGAAAAAGCTTCCCTTTTTGATTTCAACTTGACACTCCCAATCATGATGGCTGAATTCCTGTTTCTCATGTTTGCTTTAGACAAGATTTACTTCAGCCCATTAGGGAAATTCATGGATGAAAGAGATTCTGCCATTAAGGAGAAATTGAGCAGTGTGAAGGACACCTCTGCTGAAGTGAAGCAACTGGAAGACCAGGCTGCTGCAATTATGAAGGCTGCAAGGGCTGAGATATCAGCAGCATTGAACAAGATGAAGAAAGAGACTCAACAAGAAGTGGAACAGAAGATTGCAGAAGGAAGGAAGAGAGTTGAGGCTGAATTGCAAGAAGCTTTGGCTAGCTTAGAGAGTCAAAAGGAGGAGACAATCAAGAGTCTTGATTCTCAGATTGCTGCTCTTAGTGATGAGATTGTCAAGAAAGTCCTTCCTGTCAGTAACTAA
- the LOC125872723 gene encoding uncharacterized protein LOC125872723: MEVLKRDEEDVSPRFSFQKNGSSLSCVVPPFLLSPQKSLYYNKLPEEPLNLTILKLDGSSFDIKVARNGTVAELKQAVESVFSHFPKTGTGKVSWSHVWGHFCLSYDGRKLLTDSDLLGTYRIKDDDKLSFMRHVSISYNLVKTRSEREDSSKNEPSISKGCESRQRRGEREGNHHQADLSENQNNNHDNNRGVVANCESRLVHLFRGWLPYKLTSPERRMKQKSSTSRSHDGLLMEF, translated from the exons ATGGAAGTTTTAAAGAGGGATGAAGAAGATGTTAGTCCTAGATTTTCATTTCAAAAGAATGGATCATCATTGTCTTGTGTAGTACCACCATTTTTGCTCAGCCCACAAAAGAGTTTGTACTACAACAAGTTGCCTGAGGAGCCACTCAATCTCACAATACTCAAATTGGATGGCTCTTCCTTTg ATATTAAAGTTGCAAGGAATGGGACAGTGGCGGAGCTGAAACAGGCGGTGGAATCTGTCTTCAGTCATTTTCCAAAGACAGGAACTGGCAAGGTTTCATG GTCACATGTATGGGGACATTTTTGCTTGAGCTACGATGGGCGGAAGCTACTTACTGATAGTGATTTGTTAGGAACCTATCGGATCAAGGATGACGATAAG CTCAGTTTTATGAGGCATGTCTCCATCAGTTACAATCTGGTCAAAACGCGATCAGAGAGAGAGGACTCTAGTAAGAATGAACCTAGCAT ATCAAAAGGCTGTGAAAGCAGACAACGGAGAGGTGAACGAGAGGGTAATCACCATCAAGCTGACTTATCAGAGAACCAAAACAATAATCATGACAACAACAGGGGTGTTGTAGCTAATTGTGAATCCAGGTTGGTTCATTTGTTTAGAGGGTGGCTCCCATACAAATTGACAAGCCCAGAGAGGAGAATGAAACAGAAGAGCAGCACATCGAGATCACACGATGGTCTACTTATGGAGTTCTAA